The following proteins come from a genomic window of Pseudomonas sp. MAG733B:
- the paaG gene encoding 2-(1,2-epoxy-1,2-dihydrophenyl)acetyl-CoA isomerase PaaG: protein MNFEHILFSIEAGVALLSLNRPDQLNSFNTQMHGEVKEALKQVRQNPDVRVLLLTGEGRGFCAGQDLSDRNVAPGSAVPDLGESIEKFYNPLIRQLRDLPMPVICAVNGVAAGAGANIPLACDLVLAARSASFIQAFCKIGLVPDSGGTWTLPRLVGMARAKALALLGNRLSAEKAEQWGLIYQCVDDADLRDEALKLARHLATQPTYGLALIKRSLNASMSNSFDEQLELERDLQRLAGRSEDYREGVGAFMEKRTPSFKGR, encoded by the coding sequence ATGAACTTCGAACACATCCTGTTTTCCATCGAGGCCGGCGTCGCCCTGCTGAGCCTCAATCGCCCGGACCAGCTCAACAGCTTCAATACCCAGATGCATGGCGAAGTGAAGGAAGCGCTCAAGCAAGTGCGGCAGAACCCGGACGTGCGCGTGTTGCTGCTGACCGGCGAAGGCCGCGGCTTCTGCGCCGGGCAGGATCTGAGCGACCGCAACGTTGCGCCGGGCAGCGCCGTGCCGGACCTGGGCGAGTCCATCGAGAAGTTCTACAACCCGCTGATCCGCCAATTGCGCGACCTGCCGATGCCGGTGATCTGCGCGGTCAACGGCGTGGCGGCTGGTGCTGGCGCGAACATTCCGCTGGCGTGCGACCTGGTGCTGGCGGCGCGTTCGGCCAGTTTCATTCAGGCGTTCTGCAAGATCGGCCTCGTCCCTGATTCCGGCGGCACCTGGACGCTGCCGCGCCTGGTTGGCATGGCTCGAGCCAAGGCTTTGGCGCTGCTGGGTAACCGCCTGAGCGCCGAAAAGGCCGAGCAATGGGGCTTGATTTACCAGTGTGTGGACGACGCCGATTTGCGCGACGAAGCCCTGAAACTGGCACGCCACCTGGCGACTCAGCCGACCTACGGCCTGGCGCTGATCAAGCGCAGCCTCAACGCCAGCATGAGCAACAGCTTCGACGAACAGCTTGAGCTGGAGCGCGACCTGCAGCGTCTGGCCGGCCGCAGCGAGGATTACCGCGAAGGCGTCGGCGCCTTCATGGAAAAACGCACCCCAAGCTTCAAGGGACGCTGA
- the paaH gene encoding 3-hydroxyacyl-CoA dehydrogenase PaaH — MTALNTNARIAVIGAGAMGAGIAQVAAQAGHPVLLLDNRPGAAAQAIEGIDRQLGKRVENGKLSAESRSATIARLQAVEAIEALADCELIIEAIVENLEVKRALFRQLEGICGEHCILASNTSSLSITSIAAQLDHPERLLGLHFFNPAPVMALVEIVSGLASDPALAECLYDTAKAWGKKPVHTRSTPGFIVNRVARPFYAESLRLLQEGAADCPTLDALMREAGGFAMGAFELTDLIGHDVNYAVTCSVFDAYYQDTRFLPSLIQKELVDGGRLGRKSGQGFYSYAQGAERPHATEIGSDAQIEVCAVEGDLGIARGLLARLREQGVQIIQRDGQGLLRVGDAVLALSDGRMACQRAKEDGLRNLILLDLAHDYGTAKRIAISYAAGIDPLALEQGIALLQRAGLKVSLLSDSPALAVLRTVAMLANEAADALLQGVASAADIDLAMRAGVNYPQGPLAWADAVGLPHILNVLENLQASYGEERYRPSLLLRRRVAEGRNFHD; from the coding sequence ATGACCGCACTGAACACTAACGCACGCATCGCCGTGATCGGCGCCGGTGCCATGGGCGCGGGGATTGCCCAGGTCGCGGCACAGGCCGGGCATCCGGTGCTGCTGCTGGACAACCGCCCCGGCGCTGCCGCTCAGGCCATTGAAGGCATCGATCGGCAACTGGGCAAACGGGTCGAGAACGGCAAGCTGTCCGCCGAGTCGCGCAGCGCAACCATCGCCCGCCTGCAAGCCGTGGAAGCCATCGAGGCGCTGGCCGATTGCGAGCTGATCATCGAGGCCATCGTCGAAAACCTTGAGGTCAAGCGCGCATTGTTCCGCCAGCTCGAAGGCATTTGCGGCGAACACTGCATTCTGGCCAGCAATACCTCGTCGCTGTCGATTACCAGCATCGCCGCGCAGCTTGATCACCCAGAACGCCTGCTCGGCCTGCACTTCTTCAACCCGGCGCCGGTCATGGCGCTGGTGGAAATCGTCTCCGGTCTGGCCAGCGATCCGGCACTCGCCGAGTGCCTTTACGACACCGCCAAGGCCTGGGGCAAAAAACCGGTTCACACCCGCTCCACACCGGGTTTTATCGTCAACCGCGTGGCCCGACCGTTCTATGCCGAGAGCCTGCGCCTGCTGCAAGAAGGTGCCGCCGATTGCCCGACTCTCGACGCGTTGATGCGCGAAGCCGGCGGCTTTGCCATGGGCGCGTTCGAGCTGACCGACCTGATCGGCCACGACGTCAATTACGCCGTGACCTGCTCGGTGTTCGACGCTTATTACCAGGACACCCGTTTCTTGCCGTCGCTGATCCAGAAAGAGTTGGTGGACGGCGGGCGTCTGGGACGCAAGAGCGGTCAGGGTTTCTATAGCTACGCCCAAGGTGCAGAGCGCCCGCACGCCACTGAAATCGGCAGCGATGCGCAGATCGAAGTTTGTGCCGTGGAAGGCGACCTCGGCATCGCCCGGGGTTTGCTCGCACGCTTGCGTGAACAAGGCGTCCAGATCATCCAGCGTGACGGTCAAGGTTTGCTGCGGGTCGGTGATGCCGTTCTGGCGTTGAGCGACGGGCGCATGGCTTGCCAGCGCGCCAAGGAAGATGGCCTGCGCAATTTGATCCTGCTGGATCTGGCGCACGATTACGGCACTGCCAAGCGTATCGCCATCAGCTATGCGGCCGGCATTGATCCGCTAGCGCTCGAACAAGGCATCGCCCTGCTGCAACGGGCCGGCCTCAAGGTCAGCCTGCTCAGCGACAGCCCGGCCCTCGCCGTCCTGCGCACCGTCGCCATGCTCGCCAACGAAGCCGCCGACGCCCTGCTGCAAGGCGTGGCTTCTGCCGCCGACATCGATCTGGCAATGCGCGCCGGGGTCAACTACCCGCAAGGCCCGCTGGCCTGGGCCGATGCCGTTGGCCTGCCACACATTCTGAACGTGCTGGAAAACCTGCAAGCCAGCTATGGCGAAGAACGCTACCGGCCGTCGCTGCTGCTGCGCCGTCGGGTCGCCGAAGGGAGAAACTTCCATGACTAA